The DNA region GGCTTCCTCGCCGCGTATGCCACCGACTTGATCCTGACCATCGGCGGCGCCTGACGGAGCGGGCGGGGATCGGAGCCGCGCCTGAATGCAGAATCAAGCCCCGGTCGTATCGTCCGCCGGGCCGGCCCGGTGCTACCCTGGAGGTGGACGCGGCGGGCCGACGGCATGGCCCGGGGCGCGCGAGAGGTGGCGCAGATGGTTGCCCGCGACATCATGAGCAAGGACGTCGTCTCGTTGTCGCCGGGGATGTCGATCGCCGACGCGGCGGACGCACTGCTGCACTATCGCATTCACGGTGCTCCGGTGGTCGACGGCACCGGTCAATTGATCGGGATGGTCAGCTTCACCGATCTCTCCGCGCGATACGGCACAATCCGCGACGTCATGACCGCGGAGGCGGTCTCCGTGTCCGAAGACACGCCGGTCGAGGAGGTCGCCGCGCTCATGCTCGACCAAATGGTGCGGCGGGTGCCGGTGGTGAGCGGGGGACGGGTGACCGGCATCGTCAGCGCGAGCGACATCATCCAGGTCTTCTTGAACCTGCATGAGGGGGGGACGCGGCAGACCGAACCCGGCGCCGGCCTTGCCGGAACGGCAGCCCGGCATCGCGCCACGGCTGCGCGCCCGGGCCGGTCGAGCCGATCGGGCCGCCCAACCCCTCGTCGGGCGGCGCGCGCGGATCGGCGCGGTCGGGTGAGGTGACGGACCATGATGTGGCCGTACGGATACGGACCGGGGTGGGGATGGGGCGCGATGCTCATGGGGTGGCTCTGGATGCTCGTGATCGTCGCGGCGATCGTCGCGGTAGTCGTGCTGTTTGTGCGGTCCGGGGCAGGTCGGCAGCCGGAGACGCCCCTTGAGATTCTCAGGAAGCGCTACGCCGCCGGCGAGTTGACCAAAGAGCAGTTCGATCAGATGAAGCGGGACGTCGCCTAGCGGAGCCGCCCACGGCGGCGGAGGAGGGGATGTCAGATGATGAGGATCCTGGTGGCGACGGACGGATCGCGTCACGCGAGGCGGGCCGCGGAACTCGCGGCGCATCTCGTCCGGGAACTGCGGGAGGCGGAAGTGGTGCTCGTCAATGCCGGGCACATTCCGGCCATTGCCCTCGGCGGCCCGGGCCCCGACGTCATGGTCGATTACGGCGCGCTCGAGGCGGGCTTCGAAAAGGCCGGCCAGACCATCCTCGCGGAGACCGCGGCGGTGTTCCACGGCATGGACGTGCCCGTCACGGCGCAGTACCGGCGGGGCGAGCCGTCACACGAAATCATCGCGGCGGCGGCCGAGGCGAAGGCGGACCTCATCATCATGGGAAGCCGAGGGCTCGGGCAGATCGGCGGACTCATCCTCGGGAGCGTGAGCGAACACGTGCTGCACGGGGCGCGCATCCCCGTGCTGATTGTCCGCTAGCGCCGACGGTCCGGCCATGATACCGGTCCTCCGCCGTCCGCTCGAGCAGGTCATCTTCCGGTTTGACGGACGCCGCGCGCCCGATGCCCGGTCGATCGCGCTCGTCGGCACGTTCAACCGATGGGACTCGGCGGCACACCCGCTGCGGCGCGACCCCGACGGTTGGTGGACGATCGCGGTATGGTTGTCGCCGGGCGAGTACGAGTATCTGTTCCTCGTCGACGGCGTGCCGTGGAACGACCCGCTGGATGACGGCCGCCGGGCCAGCGAGTGGGGCGGCCACAATTCCCTGCGGGTCGTCTAGCTTCCGCCGCGAGGCACGTTCGGCGCGGCCGGGAGTCGAAGGAGGGGCCCATCGATGAAACACGCGGCGACGGGTGCGCGGAAGGTCGACAAGGGCCGGCTGGCCCAGCACGTGGGGCGCGGCCGGAAGCCGTTCCACGGCGCGCGCGGCGCGAAGGGACCCAAGGACCCCAAGGATTTACGCGGCGCGAAGGGGTTGCTGTTGAAGGACGCCCAGGACATGGCGGCGGATGAGGAACGCTACGCGGCTACCGGGCCGACAGGGCCTGGGCGATCAGCGCCGACAACTCGTCGAAGGTCAATGCTCCTGTAGCCGTTCGGCCGTTGACGATGAAGGCCGGTGTCTCGTGTATACCGGCGTTTTGCGCCTCCCGTGTGCCGGCAAGAGGCCCGGCCAGCGACCGCGGGCTGGCGAGGCACGTCGCGAACGCCGCGCGGTCCAACCCGAGGTCGCCCGCCCACCGCTCGAGACGCGCCGGATTGAACGTGCCCGTGTTCTCCCCGTCCTGGTGCTCGTAGAGGACGGCGAAGTACTCCCAGAATTTCCCGCGCTCCTGCGCGCACCAGGCGGCCCGGGCGGCCAGCACGGATTCGGGCCCGATGAAGGCCACGGAATGCCAGACGATCCGGACCTTGCCGCTCCGCACGTAGGCGGCGATAATGCGGGGCTCGGTGTCCCGCACGAACCCTCCGCAATACGGACATTGGAAATCCCCGAACTCGTCCATGACGACGCGCGCCTGGGGCGACCCCAACGTCGGCTCGCCGGTCGCGGTCACTCCCCTCGGCACGCCTGCGGGGGCCAGCGACAGCGGACCTTCGCGGACGGGGCGGTTCACGAACGCGAAGAGGCCGGCCGCCAGGACGATGACCGCGGCCGCGGTGGCAGCCGGCCACAACCACGCCCGCGGATGCGGCCGTGCCGCAGATTGAGGCAAGGGGGTTCGGGAGCGCCGCGGGTTCATGCCAGTGGCGAGTATAGCAGAGGCGCGCGCGGGGCGTCATCGTCGTAGGACCGTACGGCCAGTACGGTCGAGGCCGGATGGCCGGCACGCCGGGCATGTCTTATCCTGGTGAACGTGTCGGGGAGCACATTACACGTGGATGCCGCGCGCCGCTCGACGGCGATGCTCGTGCTGGCGCTGGCCGGGCTCGTGGATTCACTGTATTTGACGTGGTATCATTACGATCCGGCGGTGCGGGTCTGTGTAGCGTTCCGCGGCTGTGAAGCGGTCAACGCCAGCCGGTTCGCGACGCTGGCCGGCGTGCCCGTCGCCGTCATCGGGGTTGCCGGATACCTCGCGATCGTCGCGGCTCTCGCCGCGCGCCGGTGGGGACCGCCTGGGCCGCACGCGCCTTCAGCGTACATTACCCACGGGCTCGCGGTGGTTGGCACCGCGTTCGCGCTCTATCTGACCGCGATCGAGGCGCTGGTCCTGCACGCGTTTTGCACGTGGTGTCTTGTGTCCGCCGCGACGATCACGGCGCTGTGCGTGATCGCGACCATCGACCTCGCGCAAAACCGGACGGACGCCGGATGATGAATACGATGTGGGCCCGATGCCGTCGCGATGCCCGCCTGCTACGGTTTATTGTGGAGCGCACGCCTAATGGCGAAGTCGCCGAGTCAAAGGCCGTCGACGTGGATGCCGAGAGTTGAAAGGTGTACTTCGGGGGCAACCCCGGAGAACAGCCGATTGACAGCAGGCACCGGCCGGACGGTCGAAGACGGTGAAGAGCCAGAGAAAGCGTGCGCTTCGCTATTGCCGGCGGCGCAACGCGCCGGGTGAGGAGTGACCGATTGATACACACGGCCTTGTCCCCTGCAGCCGTCGTAGCGGCCCCGGGCGCGGTCCTTCGCGACATTCGGGATGTCGCGGCGGCCATCGGGTTCGACGAACACGACCTCGATCTTCGGGGCCGCCACCGCGCCAAGATCCGCCGCGAGGTCATCGACGCCGCCGCCGCCGCCGGCCTGCCTGCGGACGGGGGGCCGCCGGCCCGCGGCAAGTACGTGCTGGTGTCCGCGATAACCCCGACGCCGCTCGGCGAAGGCAAGACCGTCACGGCTATCGGGCTCTCCATGGGCTTGTGGCGCCGCGGCGGGACGGCGGCGGTGGCGATTCGCGAGTCCGCGCTCGGCCCCACGCTGGGCGTGAAGGGCGGCGGGGCGGGCGGCGGCGCCGCGCAGATCGTGCCGCTCGAGGAATGTCTTCTCGGCGTCCCCGGTGACTCGCACGGCGTGGCGAACGCGAACAACCTGCTGGCCGCCTGCATTGACGACGCGTTGATGCGGCATACGGTCCCGATCGATCCATTTACCATCCAGTGGCGGCGCGTGGTCGATGTGTCCGACCGCGCCCTGCGC from bacterium includes:
- a CDS encoding SHOCT domain-containing protein — protein: MMWPYGYGPGWGWGAMLMGWLWMLVIVAAIVAVVVLFVRSGAGRQPETPLEILRKRYAAGELTKEQFDQMKRDVA
- a CDS encoding vitamin K epoxide reductase family protein — its product is MDAARRSTAMLVLALAGLVDSLYLTWYHYDPAVRVCVAFRGCEAVNASRFATLAGVPVAVIGVAGYLAIVAALAARRWGPPGPHAPSAYITHGLAVVGTAFALYLTAIEALVLHAFCTWCLVSAATITALCVIATIDLAQNRTDAG
- a CDS encoding CBS domain-containing protein, with product MARGAREVAQMVARDIMSKDVVSLSPGMSIADAADALLHYRIHGAPVVDGTGQLIGMVSFTDLSARYGTIRDVMTAEAVSVSEDTPVEEVAALMLDQMVRRVPVVSGGRVTGIVSASDIIQVFLNLHEGGTRQTEPGAGLAGTAARHRATAARPGRSSRSGRPTPRRAARADRRGRVR
- a CDS encoding universal stress protein translates to MMRILVATDGSRHARRAAELAAHLVRELREAEVVLVNAGHIPAIALGGPGPDVMVDYGALEAGFEKAGQTILAETAAVFHGMDVPVTAQYRRGEPSHEIIAAAAEAKADLIIMGSRGLGQIGGLILGSVSEHVLHGARIPVLIVR
- a CDS encoding thioredoxin domain-containing protein, coding for MWPAATAAAVIVLAAGLFAFVNRPVREGPLSLAPAGVPRGVTATGEPTLGSPQARVVMDEFGDFQCPYCGGFVRDTEPRIIAAYVRSGKVRIVWHSVAFIGPESVLAARAAWCAQERGKFWEYFAVLYEHQDGENTGTFNPARLERWAGDLGLDRAAFATCLASPRSLAGPLAGTREAQNAGIHETPAFIVNGRTATGALTFDELSALIAQALSAR
- a CDS encoding glycoside hydrolase family 13 — its product is MIPVLRRPLEQVIFRFDGRRAPDARSIALVGTFNRWDSAAHPLRRDPDGWWTIAVWLSPGEYEYLFLVDGVPWNDPLDDGRRASEWGGHNSLRVV